A part of bacterium genomic DNA contains:
- a CDS encoding enoyl-CoA hydratase/isomerase family protein, whose product MEYETLLLEKQEEVVSLVLNRPEKLNAISPRLLEEMAMAVDEISRMGKVRLLVIRGAGRAFSSGTDLQALAGQGLDRTPTSFRYHLSRMQEVFGRISSLEKPVLALIHGYALGAAMELALACDFRICTLETRFALPEVQYCLVPDLGGCQRLVRILGVARAKEFVMLGRAVDGIKAAELGLVHKAVAEEALEQELSAWTQEILSLPPLAVGLGKRVVELSMDMGMQAALEYTGQVQASLIASRDFQEAISAKLEKRQPRFQGA is encoded by the coding sequence ATGGAATACGAAACCTTGCTTTTGGAAAAGCAGGAGGAGGTTGTGAGCCTGGTGCTTAACAGGCCGGAGAAACTAAATGCCATCAGCCCTAGATTGCTGGAAGAGATGGCCATGGCCGTAGATGAAATAAGTCGTATGGGAAAGGTCAGGCTCTTGGTGATCAGGGGCGCGGGAAGGGCTTTTTCTTCTGGGACAGATCTTCAGGCTCTGGCCGGTCAGGGCCTGGACAGGACCCCCACTTCCTTTCGCTATCATCTTTCAAGAATGCAGGAGGTCTTTGGCAGGATAAGCTCTCTGGAAAAGCCGGTCTTGGCGCTTATCCATGGTTATGCCTTGGGGGCAGCCATGGAGCTGGCACTGGCCTGCGATTTCAGAATCTGCACCTTGGAGACGCGCTTTGCCCTACCGGAAGTGCAGTACTGCCTGGTGCCTGATTTGGGGGGCTGCCAAAGATTAGTTCGAATCCTGGGGGTTGCCAGGGCCAAGGAGTTCGTGATGCTGGGCAGGGCAGTAGACGGGATAAAGGCAGCAGAGCTGGGCTTGGTGCATAAGGCGGTTGCTGAGGAAGCTCTGGAGCAGGAGCTTTCTGCATGGACCCAGGAGATACTCAGTCTACCTCCCCTGGCCGTGGGATTGGGGAAAAGGGTGGTGGAGCTTTCCATGGACATGGGGATGCAGGCTGCCTTGGAGTACACAGGCCAGGTTCAGGCCTCCCTCATAGCCAGTCGTGACTTCCAGGAGGCCATAAGCGCCAAGCTGGAAAAAAGGCAGCCCAGATTCCAGGGTGCCTGA